The Corallococcus soli genome includes a window with the following:
- a CDS encoding GDYXXLXY domain-containing protein — translation MKRGAVIFGGLALVLVATAALVVQKETVLARGRPVLLRLAPVDPRSLIQGDYMVLDYAISQTWREGREAPQADGNVVLRLDEHGVGQFVRYETPGTALAPDEVRLRFRIRNSRMRLGAEAFFFQEGHAERYENARYGELRVTDSGASVLVGLRDDSYQPLGKAVQ, via the coding sequence ATGAAACGCGGCGCCGTCATCTTCGGGGGGCTCGCGCTGGTGCTCGTCGCCACGGCCGCCCTCGTCGTGCAGAAGGAGACCGTGCTGGCCCGGGGCCGCCCGGTGTTGCTGCGGCTGGCGCCGGTGGATCCCCGCTCGCTCATCCAGGGCGATTACATGGTGCTCGACTACGCCATCAGCCAGACCTGGCGCGAGGGCCGCGAGGCGCCCCAGGCGGACGGCAACGTGGTGCTGCGCCTGGATGAGCACGGCGTGGGCCAGTTCGTGCGCTACGAGACGCCGGGCACCGCGCTGGCGCCGGACGAGGTTCGCCTGCGCTTCCGCATCCGCAATTCGCGCATGCGCCTGGGCGCGGAGGCCTTCTTCTTCCAGGAGGGCCACGCGGAGCGCTACGAAAACGCGCGCTACGGCGAGCTGCGCGTGACGGACAGCGGCGCCAGCGTGCTCGTGGGCCTGCGCGACGACAGCTACCAGCCGCTGGGCAAGGCCGTGCAGTGA
- a CDS encoding DUF4401 domain-containing protein, translating to MALRPSMRDVLRGLVTEGQVDAEVEARARTALEVRQRTLSASPWFVKALSGLGAWMSAGFLMSFFACAGLWDEAGVLIVVGVALYTGAIFLRRKTEGPFMEQLSLSTCLAGVGSILAAMADWTHDDVTVALVAGGLCVVLLAYFPDVILYFLATLGICVSLGYLAQEALSGLGVDVCAVLGTAALCGLLVFEPRLRKGRLGHRVGPIAFALACAVPGWLLFRNVVGTQDGFHYVFSGDFMPGVVLTVPLCLIALWTGWQVLREQGLDKDRGVWLPAAFALVLLTGMTLSTPGLLVAGLMLTLGFHRRSRVMLGLAVAFLLTFGSFYYYDLRLTLLAKALALVGSGLVLLGVRQFFQRRASAVLSEAR from the coding sequence ATGGCCCTGCGACCGTCGATGCGGGACGTCCTGCGCGGACTGGTGACCGAAGGCCAGGTGGACGCGGAGGTGGAGGCGCGCGCCCGCACGGCCCTGGAGGTCCGGCAGCGGACCCTGAGCGCTTCGCCCTGGTTCGTGAAGGCCCTGTCCGGCCTGGGCGCGTGGATGTCCGCCGGCTTCCTGATGAGCTTCTTCGCCTGCGCCGGGCTGTGGGACGAGGCAGGGGTCCTCATCGTGGTGGGCGTGGCGCTGTACACAGGGGCCATCTTCCTGCGGCGGAAGACGGAGGGCCCCTTCATGGAGCAGCTCAGCCTGTCCACGTGCCTGGCGGGCGTGGGCTCCATCCTGGCCGCCATGGCGGACTGGACGCACGACGACGTCACCGTCGCGCTCGTGGCGGGAGGGCTGTGCGTCGTGCTGCTCGCGTACTTCCCCGACGTCATCCTCTACTTCCTGGCCACCCTGGGCATCTGCGTGTCCCTGGGCTACCTGGCGCAGGAGGCCCTGAGCGGCCTGGGCGTGGACGTGTGCGCGGTGCTGGGCACGGCGGCGCTCTGCGGCCTGCTCGTCTTCGAGCCCCGACTGCGCAAGGGCCGGCTGGGCCACCGCGTGGGCCCCATCGCCTTCGCGCTCGCCTGCGCCGTGCCCGGGTGGCTGCTGTTCCGCAACGTCGTCGGGACGCAGGATGGCTTCCACTACGTGTTCAGCGGCGACTTCATGCCGGGCGTGGTGCTGACCGTGCCGCTCTGCCTCATCGCCCTGTGGACGGGGTGGCAGGTGCTGCGCGAGCAGGGGCTGGACAAGGACCGGGGCGTCTGGCTTCCCGCCGCCTTCGCGCTGGTGCTGCTCACCGGGATGACGCTGAGCACGCCGGGCCTGCTCGTGGCGGGCCTGATGCTGACGCTCGGCTTCCACCGCCGCAGCCGCGTGATGCTGGGGCTGGCGGTGGCGTTCCTGCTGACGTTCGGCTCGTTCTACTACTACGACCTGCGGCTCACCCTGCTCGCCAAGGCGCTCGCGCTCGTGGGCAGCGGGCTCGTCCTGCTGGGCGTGCGGCAGTTCTTCCAGCGGCGGGCCTCCGCCGTGCTCTCGGAGGCCCGATGA